The genomic interval AAGTATCCTATCCAACAACATTGCTCTCGCCTACTCCCGCCCAGAGAAATATCCAGATATTCTAAAAATTGAACTCACAGAACCAGCCCTTCCAGGACAAAGCATACAACTAGTTCTTAATTATACAGTGGTTTTACCAGACGCAAAATTTACCGATTACGGTATAACTAAAAATGGAGATTATAATCTTAGGTATTGGTTTATAACACCTGCCGCTTATGAGAACGACTGGGTGTATTATAGTAATAAAAACCTTAATGACCGTTACTTCCCGCAAACAGATCTAAAAATAAGCTTTTCAATACCTGAAGAATATACTCTTATTACCGATCTAGATAAAGAAATTATAAATGAAGGTAATGCGATAAGAGACAAAGTAACTACACTCACTGGAAAACAAAGAACTGATGCTAAAATTTTCCTACTTAAAGAATCAAACTACGATGAGGTAAAAACAGACCACGTAACTATTGTGTCGAATTTACATGATTACAAAATTGACCGTCCCATACGTGAGCTTATCGCAGACCGCATTGCAGGTTTTCTAAATACAAACTTAGGTGACTACCCGTTTTCTAAAATATTAGTCACAAATTTAGACTACAAAGAACAACCTGTCTATGGTCTCAATGAACTTCCTGATTTTATAAGTCCTTTTCCAGATGGCTTTAAATATGAAGTTGAAATTCTTAAAACAACTATTAATAATTATGTAAATAATACGCTATTAGTAGACCCAAGGAACGACAGATGGCTTATTGATGGAATTAAAGTCTTTCTATTGCAAGAATACATGGATACGTTCTATCCAGATTTAAAAATTGTAGGTGACTTTGATAGATTTTGGCTTATAAGACAGTTTTATGCTTCAGAATTAGAGTTTAACGATCAATTTACCATACTTCATAATCATATTTCGCGTCTCAACTTAGAGCAGCCTCTTGACACGCCGTATGATAAGCTTATTAAGTATAATAAGAATATAGGATTTTCTTATAAAAGCGGCGTAGGATTAAATTATCTTAACGACTATTTAGGTGATAATACTGTAGGTAAAGTCATTAAAGAATACTTTAAAAATAATGGAAATACTCCTACGACCTCTTCAAATTTTGAAACTCTTTTGAGAGCCAACACTTCAAAGAATGTTGATTGGTTTTTTGAGGATTACCTGACGTCAAACAAGCGTATAGATTACTCGATTAAAAAAAGTGTTGTAAAAGGAGATTCTATTATTGTTAATATTCGCAACAAAAATAGGAGAACAAGCCCTATACCCGTCTTTGCTTTTAAAAATGATAGTCTCGTATCAAAACGATGGATCGATGGATCTCAAAAAAACGCCTTTCTGTCGTATGACAAGGCTACAGTTGATCAATTTATTCTTAACTACGAAGAGGTAGTTCCAGAATCAAACTTGAGAAATAATTTTGAAAAGCCAGGAACATTATTAAACATAGATAAACCTATTCAATTCAAACTTCTTCAGGATATTGAAAACCCATCAAAACATCAGTTGTTTGTTATGCCTGTATTTGAATACAACATATACGATGGCTTTGCACCAGGTTTTAAAATATACAATAAAACGCTACTTAGAAAATCCTTAGACTTTAAGCTTGAACCACAGTTTGGTTTAAATTCTAAAAAATTATTAGGAAGTGCTTCTATCTCTTACAGGCATGATTTTCAAAATCAAGGTCTTTATGCAATGAGATATGGGATTTCTGGTTCTACATTTTCATATGCCCCTAATTTACGTTATGACCGAGTTACGCCTTTTATAAATTTTAGTTTTAGAACCTCAAATTTAAGAGCAGACAAAAGGCAAAGTGCATCTGCAAGATATATAAGTGTTCAAAGAGAAGAAGACCCTCTTGTTCCATTAGAAACTCCTAATTATGATGTACTCAATTTGCGGTACTCAAGATCAAATCCTGGGATTATTAATACTTTAAACTGGAGTGCAGATTTGCAGTTTGCAAAGAACTTTGGTAAAGCATCAGTAACTGCATTTTATAGACGTTTGTTTTTAAACAATAGACAGTTGAACCTAAGAGCCTTTGGAGGTTTTTTTACTTATAATAATACGATTGCAGATGGTG from Dokdonia sp. Hel_I_53 carries:
- a CDS encoding M1 family metallopeptidase, which encodes MQKKFQLTLRFLSIIAFSVAINAQHETSIKAQLLDDKKSIVIEQNIVLRNTSQNTWNEVYLTDWAHSFSSKTTPLATRFAEYYEKKFHLAKDEDRGETKVSSILSNNIALAYSRPEKYPDILKIELTEPALPGQSIQLVLNYTVVLPDAKFTDYGITKNGDYNLRYWFITPAAYENDWVYYSNKNLNDRYFPQTDLKISFSIPEEYTLITDLDKEIINEGNAIRDKVTTLTGKQRTDAKIFLLKESNYDEVKTDHVTIVSNLHDYKIDRPIRELIADRIAGFLNTNLGDYPFSKILVTNLDYKEQPVYGLNELPDFISPFPDGFKYEVEILKTTINNYVNNTLLVDPRNDRWLIDGIKVFLLQEYMDTFYPDLKIVGDFDRFWLIRQFYASELEFNDQFTILHNHISRLNLEQPLDTPYDKLIKYNKNIGFSYKSGVGLNYLNDYLGDNTVGKVIKEYFKNNGNTPTTSSNFETLLRANTSKNVDWFFEDYLTSNKRIDYSIKKSVVKGDSIIVNIRNKNRRTSPIPVFAFKNDSLVSKRWIDGSQKNAFLSYDKATVDQFILNYEEVVPESNLRNNFEKPGTLLNIDKPIQFKLLQDIENPSKHQLFVMPVFEYNIYDGFAPGFKIYNKTLLRKSLDFKLEPQFGLNSKKLLGSASISYRHDFQNQGLYAMRYGISGSTFSYAPNLRYDRVTPFINFSFRTSNLRADKRQSASARYISVQREEDPLVPLETPNYDVLNLRYSRSNPGIINTLNWSADLQFAKNFGKASVTAFYRRLFLNNRQLNLRAFGGFFTYNNTIADGDFFSFALDRPTDYLFDYNYYGRSEDSGLFSQQIIIAEGGFKSQLQPAFANQYLVTLNASTTIWKYFYGYGDVGLVKNNGFDGQVVFDSGIQVSLLDDYFELFFPIYSNLGWEVADKNYDQKIRFKVQIGINTLIGLFSRKWY